The following proteins are co-located in the Streptomyces bottropensis ATCC 25435 genome:
- a CDS encoding mechanosensitive ion channel family protein, producing MTRALTLDDYLVAGITLAAGLLAAFLLRLLLRWLGGHATKTRWGGDDVIVDTLRSLVPWSAFVGGAAAAAAVLPLTKTVQHNVNQSLTVLFILVATITSARVIAGLVRSLAQSRAGVAGSVTIFVNITRVTVLAIGCLVILQTLGIPVAPLVTALGVGGLAVALALQDTLANLFAGIHILASKTVQPGDYIKLSSGEEGYVVDINWRQTTIKSLSNNLVIIPNGQLAGTNMTNFNQPEQDMTVLVQVGVGYDSDLEHVEQVTNEVIAETMKEVGGAVPDHEPAVRFHTFGDSRIGMTVILGVGEFSDQYRIKHEFIKRLHKRYRAEGISVPVPRRAITLQTGGGSVEIPHQRESSIEVAP from the coding sequence ATGACCCGGGCCCTCACCCTCGACGACTACCTCGTGGCCGGAATCACCCTGGCCGCGGGCCTGTTGGCCGCGTTCCTGCTGCGGCTGCTGCTGCGCTGGCTCGGCGGTCACGCGACGAAGACCCGCTGGGGCGGTGACGACGTCATCGTCGACACACTGCGCTCCCTGGTCCCCTGGAGCGCGTTCGTCGGCGGCGCGGCGGCCGCGGCGGCGGTGCTGCCGCTGACCAAGACCGTGCAGCACAACGTGAACCAGTCCCTGACGGTGCTGTTCATCCTGGTCGCCACGATCACGTCGGCCCGGGTGATCGCCGGTCTGGTGCGCTCGCTCGCCCAGTCCCGGGCCGGGGTCGCGGGCTCGGTCACGATCTTCGTGAACATCACCCGCGTCACGGTCCTCGCGATCGGCTGCCTGGTCATCCTGCAGACCCTGGGCATACCGGTCGCCCCGCTGGTCACCGCACTGGGCGTCGGCGGTCTCGCGGTGGCCCTGGCCCTCCAGGACACCCTCGCCAACCTCTTCGCGGGCATCCACATCCTCGCCTCGAAGACGGTCCAGCCGGGTGACTACATCAAGCTGAGCAGCGGCGAGGAGGGCTATGTCGTCGACATCAACTGGCGGCAGACGACGATCAAGTCGCTCTCCAACAACCTGGTGATCATCCCCAACGGCCAGCTCGCCGGCACGAACATGACCAACTTCAACCAGCCCGAGCAGGACATGACCGTGCTCGTACAGGTGGGCGTCGGCTACGACAGCGACCTGGAGCATGTCGAGCAGGTCACCAACGAGGTCATCGCCGAGACCATGAAGGAGGTCGGCGGCGCGGTCCCCGACCACGAGCCCGCCGTCCGCTTCCACACCTTCGGCGACTCGCGCATCGGGATGACGGTGATCCTCGGGGTCGGGGAGTTCAGCGACCAGTACCGGATCAAGCACGAGTTCATCAAGCGCCTGCACAAGCGTTACCGCGCCGAGGGCATCAGCGTGCCGGTGCCGCGCCGGGCGATCACCCTGCAGACGGGCGGCGGCAGCGTGGAGATCCCCCACCAGCGGGAGTCCTCGATCGAGGTCGCCCCGTAG
- a CDS encoding NADP-dependent isocitrate dehydrogenase yields the protein MTDSTIIYTHTDEAPALATHSFLPVIKAYASQAGVSVETRDISLAGRIIAVFPEYLEEGQRIPDALSELGELAKTPAANIIKLPNVSASIPQLKAAVAELQSQGYALPDYPDDPKSDEEREIRARYDKIKGSAVNPVLREGNSDRRAPASVKNYAKNHPHRMGAWSADSKTNVATMGENDFRSTEKSAVISEAGSLRIELVGDDGSTTVLRESVPVLAGEVVDASVMRVAALREFLTAQVARAKAEGVLFSVHLKATMMKVSDPIVFGHVVRAFFPKTFAKYGETLAAAGLSPNDGLGGIHKGLEALPEGAEIRASFDAELAEGPALAMVDSDKGITNLHVPSDVIVDASMPAMIRTSGHMWGPDGQEADTLAVLPDSSYSGVYQVVVDDCRANGAYDPSTMGSVPNVGLMAQKAEEYGSHDKTFEIPVTGTVRLVDRAGDVVIEQAVSAGDIFRACQTKDDPIRDWVKLAVTRARATGDPAVFWLDATRAHDANLIAKVEQYLPEHDTEGLDIRILAPVEATKLSVERIRRGEDTISVTGNVLRDYLTDLFPILELGTSAKMLSVVPLMAGGGLFETGAGGSAPKHVQQLVKENYLRWDSLGEFFALVPSLEQYAEVTGNTRAKVLADTLDRATATFLNEDKSPSRRVGGIDNRGSHFYLSLYWAQELAAQTDDADLAKAFAPLAETLTANERKIVDELIAVQGKPADIGGYYQPDPAKAAAVMRPSATWNEALANFA from the coding sequence GTGACTGACTCGACCATCATCTACACGCACACTGACGAGGCGCCCGCCCTGGCGACCCACTCGTTCCTGCCCGTGATCAAGGCGTACGCCTCGCAGGCCGGCGTCTCCGTCGAGACCCGTGACATCTCGCTGGCCGGGCGCATCATCGCCGTCTTCCCGGAGTACCTGGAGGAGGGGCAGCGCATCCCCGACGCCCTCTCCGAGCTGGGCGAACTGGCGAAGACGCCCGCGGCGAACATCATCAAGCTGCCGAACGTCTCGGCGTCGATCCCCCAGCTCAAGGCCGCCGTCGCGGAGCTGCAGAGCCAGGGCTACGCGCTGCCGGACTACCCGGACGACCCGAAGTCCGACGAGGAGCGTGAGATCCGCGCCCGTTACGACAAGATCAAGGGTTCCGCCGTGAACCCGGTCCTGCGTGAGGGCAACTCCGACCGCCGCGCCCCCGCCTCGGTCAAGAACTACGCCAAGAACCACCCGCACCGCATGGGCGCCTGGTCCGCCGACTCCAAGACGAACGTCGCGACCATGGGCGAGAACGACTTCCGCTCCACCGAGAAGTCCGCGGTGATCTCGGAGGCCGGTTCGCTGCGGATCGAGCTGGTCGGCGACGACGGCTCCACCACCGTGCTGCGCGAGTCCGTACCCGTCCTGGCCGGCGAGGTCGTCGACGCCTCGGTGATGCGCGTGGCGGCGCTCCGCGAGTTCCTGACCGCGCAGGTCGCGCGTGCCAAGGCCGAGGGCGTGCTGTTCTCCGTGCACCTCAAGGCCACGATGATGAAGGTCTCCGACCCGATCGTCTTCGGTCACGTGGTGCGCGCGTTCTTCCCGAAGACCTTCGCGAAGTACGGCGAGACGCTGGCCGCGGCCGGCCTCTCCCCCAACGACGGTCTGGGCGGCATCCACAAGGGCCTGGAGGCCCTGCCGGAGGGCGCCGAGATCAGGGCCTCCTTCGACGCCGAGCTGGCCGAGGGCCCGGCGCTGGCGATGGTCGACTCCGACAAGGGCATCACCAACCTGCACGTGCCGTCCGACGTCATCGTCGACGCCTCCATGCCGGCCATGATCCGCACCTCCGGCCACATGTGGGGCCCCGACGGCCAGGAGGCCGACACCCTCGCGGTGCTCCCGGACTCCTCGTACTCCGGCGTCTACCAGGTCGTCGTCGACGACTGCCGCGCCAACGGCGCCTACGACCCGTCGACCATGGGCTCGGTCCCGAACGTCGGCCTCATGGCGCAGAAGGCCGAGGAGTACGGCTCCCACGACAAGACCTTCGAGATCCCGGTCACCGGCACGGTCCGCCTCGTCGACCGGGCCGGCGACGTGGTGATCGAGCAGGCGGTCTCCGCCGGTGACATCTTCCGTGCCTGCCAGACCAAGGACGACCCGATCCGCGACTGGGTGAAGCTGGCCGTCACCCGTGCCCGCGCCACCGGCGACCCGGCGGTGTTCTGGCTGGACGCCACCCGCGCGCACGACGCCAACCTGATCGCCAAGGTCGAGCAGTACCTGCCGGAGCACGACACCGAGGGCCTGGACATCCGGATCCTCGCCCCGGTCGAGGCCACCAAGCTGTCGGTGGAGCGCATCCGCCGCGGCGAGGACACGATCTCGGTGACCGGCAACGTGCTGCGTGACTACCTCACCGACCTGTTCCCGATCCTGGAGCTGGGCACCAGCGCCAAGATGCTGTCGGTCGTCCCGCTGATGGCGGGCGGCGGCCTCTTCGAGACGGGCGCCGGCGGCTCCGCCCCGAAGCACGTCCAGCAGCTGGTCAAGGAGAACTACCTGCGCTGGGACTCCCTGGGCGAGTTCTTCGCCCTGGTCCCGTCCCTGGAGCAGTACGCCGAGGTCACCGGCAACACCCGCGCCAAGGTCCTCGCCGACACCCTCGACCGCGCCACGGCGACCTTCCTCAACGAGGACAAGTCCCCCTCGCGCCGCGTCGGCGGCATCGACAACCGCGGCAGCCACTTCTACCTGTCCCTGTACTGGGCCCAGGAGCTGGCCGCGCAGACCGACGACGCCGACCTGGCCAAGGCCTTCGCCCCGCTCGCCGAGACCCTCACGGCGAACGAGCGGAAGATCGTCGACGAGCTGATCGCCGTCCAGGGCAAGCCGGCCGACATCGGCGGCTACTACCAGCCCGACCCGGCCAAGGCCGCCGCGGTCATGCGCCCGTCGGCCACGTGGAACGAGGCGCTGGCGAACTTCGCCTGA
- a CDS encoding lysylphosphatidylglycerol synthase transmembrane domain-containing protein: protein MTAIPLPRRNAGRVPVRRILCLLPLALVLVVAVRHRAVLVEGLAQLASARRPWLAAAVGATCLTWVAAAVTRQGALVERLPAGRLLATQFAAGAANHLLPTGLGASAVNLRFMTVCGVSLPRSSAALALYLLAESVARVGLLLALLLAFPRALRLGPLLPAGTSTPLLVTAVAVACAAVAVVLLVRRLRTAVFGFVRTALGEARAVHTRPARVLALWGGSLAFPALQAGVLVSVGLALGLRVPVAHMALAYLAATVAVAVVPTPGGLGTVEAALVVALVAAGGPLAVATAVVLTFRVITVWLPLLPGALTLGALVRLKVI, encoded by the coding sequence GTGACAGCGATACCACTCCCCCGACGCAATGCCGGGCGGGTCCCGGTACGGCGGATCCTCTGCCTGCTGCCCCTCGCCCTGGTGCTGGTGGTCGCCGTGCGGCACCGTGCCGTTCTCGTCGAGGGCCTCGCCCAGCTGGCGTCGGCACGCCGGCCCTGGCTGGCCGCGGCGGTCGGCGCGACCTGCCTGACCTGGGTGGCGGCGGCCGTGACCCGGCAGGGGGCGCTCGTCGAGCGGCTGCCGGCGGGGCGGTTGCTGGCCACCCAGTTCGCGGCGGGCGCGGCGAACCATCTGCTGCCGACCGGGCTGGGGGCGAGCGCGGTGAACCTGCGGTTCATGACGGTGTGCGGGGTGTCACTGCCGCGCTCCTCGGCGGCGCTGGCGCTGTATCTGCTCGCCGAGTCCGTCGCCCGCGTCGGCCTGCTGCTGGCCCTGCTGCTGGCGTTCCCCCGGGCGCTGCGGCTCGGCCCGCTCCTTCCTGCCGGTACGTCGACTCCCCTGCTGGTCACGGCAGTTGCCGTCGCGTGCGCCGCCGTGGCTGTGGTTCTGCTCGTACGACGCCTGCGCACGGCCGTGTTCGGCTTCGTGCGCACGGCGCTGGGCGAGGCCCGCGCGGTGCACACCCGGCCGGCGCGCGTCCTGGCGCTCTGGGGAGGTTCGCTCGCGTTCCCGGCCCTCCAGGCGGGCGTACTGGTCAGTGTGGGGCTGGCGTTGGGGCTTCGCGTGCCGGTGGCGCACATGGCACTCGCCTATCTCGCGGCCACGGTCGCGGTCGCCGTCGTACCGACTCCGGGCGGTCTCGGCACCGTGGAGGCCGCACTCGTGGTCGCCCTGGTCGCGGCCGGCGGCCCGCTCGCCGTGGCGACGGCGGTGGTGCTGACGTTCCGGGTCATCACGGTCTGGCTCCCCCTGCTGCCGGGCGCGCTGACGCTCGGCGCGCTGGTTCGGCTGAAGGTGATCTGA
- a CDS encoding glycoside hydrolase family 43 protein produces MRLPDMPLHDPFVVADEATRTYHLYTSNDPAASGVDGTGTMVYRSTDLRDWTRPVVVFRTDEQPGIWATEGGWAPEVHAWDGRYYLFTTLHDEGRPLPVPAAGRWGTPFQLPHHMRGTVTAVSDSLLGPFTVVDPGRPTPPANLMTLDGTLYVDPSGQPWMVYAHEWLQTVDGTMEAIRLAPDLTRTIGDPVLLFKASDASWLTEQIPAGVPHQLAPYITDGPQPYRTPDGSLLMLWSTYEKNLAGDDGTVSGGYVQTYAVSRSGGLAGPWDQRRPLVREDSGHGMLFRTFDGGLMMILHRPFENARGKLYEMRLDGHELTVLRRRDDLDGGG; encoded by the coding sequence ATGCGCCTTCCCGACATGCCGCTGCACGATCCGTTCGTGGTCGCCGACGAGGCCACCCGCACCTACCACCTGTACACGTCCAACGACCCGGCCGCCTCGGGCGTGGACGGCACCGGCACTATGGTCTACCGCAGCACCGACCTGCGGGACTGGACACGTCCCGTCGTGGTCTTCCGGACCGACGAGCAGCCGGGGATCTGGGCGACGGAGGGTGGGTGGGCGCCGGAGGTCCACGCATGGGACGGCAGGTACTACCTGTTCACCACGCTGCACGACGAGGGCAGGCCGCTCCCGGTGCCGGCCGCCGGCCGGTGGGGCACGCCCTTCCAGCTGCCCCACCACATGCGCGGCACGGTCACGGCCGTGTCCGACTCGCTGCTGGGCCCGTTCACCGTCGTCGACCCCGGCCGGCCCACCCCGCCCGCGAACCTGATGACCCTGGACGGCACCCTGTACGTCGACCCGTCCGGTCAGCCCTGGATGGTGTACGCGCACGAGTGGCTGCAGACCGTCGACGGCACCATGGAGGCGATCCGGCTGGCCCCGGACCTGACCCGCACGATCGGCGACCCGGTCCTGCTGTTCAAGGCCTCCGACGCGTCCTGGCTCACCGAGCAGATCCCCGCCGGGGTCCCCCACCAGCTCGCGCCCTACATCACCGACGGCCCCCAGCCGTACCGGACGCCCGACGGCTCCCTGTTGATGCTGTGGTCCACGTACGAGAAGAACCTGGCCGGCGACGACGGCACCGTCAGCGGCGGCTATGTGCAGACCTACGCGGTCTCGCGCTCCGGCGGCCTCGCGGGCCCGTGGGACCAACGGCGGCCCCTGGTGCGGGAGGACAGCGGCCACGGCATGCTGTTCCGCACCTTCGACGGCGGGCTGATGATGATCCTCCACCGCCCCTTCGAGAACGCCCGCGGCAAGCTCTACGAGATGCGCCTCGACGGTCACGAACTGACCGTGCTGCGGCGCCGCGACGACCTCGACGGCGGCGGGTGA
- a CDS encoding alpha/beta hydrolase codes for MSDTAPGPRPVLEPAAADFAEATANPPYLFDLGPVEGRKTVDEVQSGEIDKPAVDEEWVTVSGGPTGRVRARLIRPAGATGTLAVILYIHGAGWVFGNAHTHDRLVRELAVGANAAVVFPEYDLSPEARYPVAVEQNYAVARWIVTEGAGHRLDAGRIAVAGDSVGGNMTAALTLMAKERGDVPLVQQVLFYPVTDASFDTGSYHQFAEGYFLRRDAMQWFWDQYTTDERQRAEITASPLRATKEQLTGLPPALVITGEADVLRDEGEAYANKLREAGVPVTAVRYQGIIHDFVMLNALRGTHAAEAAIAQAIATLRTALGTG; via the coding sequence ATGTCCGACACCGCCCCCGGCCCCCGCCCGGTCCTGGAGCCCGCCGCCGCCGATTTCGCGGAGGCGACCGCGAACCCGCCGTACCTGTTCGACCTCGGCCCGGTGGAGGGCCGTAAGACGGTCGACGAGGTGCAGTCCGGAGAGATCGACAAGCCGGCTGTCGACGAGGAGTGGGTCACTGTGTCCGGCGGCCCCACCGGGCGGGTGCGCGCACGCCTTATCCGGCCGGCCGGTGCCACCGGCACCCTTGCGGTGATCCTCTACATCCACGGCGCCGGCTGGGTGTTCGGCAACGCCCACACGCACGACCGGCTGGTGCGCGAGCTGGCCGTCGGCGCGAACGCCGCGGTCGTGTTCCCCGAGTACGACCTCTCGCCCGAGGCCCGCTACCCGGTGGCCGTCGAGCAGAACTACGCGGTGGCCCGCTGGATCGTCACCGAGGGCGCCGGCCACCGGCTGGACGCCGGGCGCATCGCCGTGGCCGGTGACTCCGTGGGCGGCAACATGACCGCCGCCCTGACCCTGATGGCCAAAGAGCGGGGCGATGTCCCCCTCGTCCAGCAGGTCCTCTTCTACCCGGTGACCGACGCCTCCTTCGACACCGGCTCCTACCACCAGTTCGCCGAGGGCTACTTCCTGCGCCGCGACGCGATGCAGTGGTTTTGGGACCAGTACACGACCGACGAGCGGCAGCGGGCGGAGATCACGGCGTCCCCGTTGCGCGCCACAAAGGAGCAGCTGACCGGTCTGCCGCCGGCGCTGGTCATCACCGGCGAGGCCGACGTGCTGCGCGACGAGGGCGAGGCGTACGCCAACAAGCTGCGCGAGGCCGGTGTCCCCGTCACCGCCGTCCGCTACCAGGGCATCATCCACGACTTCGTCATGCTCAACGCCCTGCGCGGCACCCACGCCGCCGAGGCCGCCATCGCCCAGGCGATCGCCACCCTGCGCACGGCCCTCGGCACGGGCTGA
- a CDS encoding MarR family winged helix-turn-helix transcriptional regulator yields MLLDDQLCFALYAASRAVTARYRPLLDELGLTYPQYLVMLVLWEQDSISVRDLGAALQLESSTLSPLLKRLEAGGLLRRERRRDDERSVAIRLTEAGARLQERARTVPVNIGEAMGLTPEQHTLTKQLLRLLTVNVGRE; encoded by the coding sequence ATGCTCCTGGACGACCAGCTCTGTTTCGCGCTGTACGCCGCCTCCCGCGCGGTCACGGCCCGCTACCGGCCACTGCTCGACGAGCTGGGGCTGACCTATCCCCAGTACCTGGTCATGCTCGTGCTCTGGGAACAGGACTCGATCTCCGTACGCGACCTGGGTGCCGCGCTCCAGTTGGAGTCCAGCACCCTCTCCCCGCTCCTGAAGCGCCTGGAGGCCGGTGGTCTGCTGCGCCGCGAGCGCCGTAGGGACGACGAGCGCTCCGTCGCCATCCGCCTCACCGAGGCCGGCGCCCGGCTCCAGGAGCGGGCCCGGACCGTCCCCGTGAACATCGGCGAGGCCATGGGACTCACCCCCGAACAGCACACCCTGACCAAGCAGTTGCTGCGGCTGCTCACGGTCAACGTCGGCCGGGAGTGA
- a CDS encoding peptidoglycan-binding domain-containing protein codes for MSLRTTRFKLAACTVGAVAAATLALATTPAVASGTYSGLAYVYGGDSYVDDWGNEGVLSTGTHTNSNATCLWQKILWADGFLDSASDIDGKFGSGTKAATEDLQRYFALGVDGSVGQETFGHMDKWLYFVSGSTADGQTANLRYDGIVRDFNLSRNADGNYTFPDGDGNSRLAGYNYLTCT; via the coding sequence ATGAGCCTGCGCACGACACGATTCAAGCTGGCCGCCTGCACGGTCGGTGCCGTGGCCGCGGCCACCCTCGCGCTGGCCACCACGCCGGCCGTCGCGAGCGGGACGTACAGCGGGCTCGCCTACGTCTACGGTGGCGACTCCTACGTCGACGACTGGGGCAACGAGGGCGTCCTGTCGACCGGCACCCACACCAACTCCAACGCCACCTGCCTCTGGCAGAAGATCCTCTGGGCGGACGGCTTCCTGGACTCAGCCTCGGACATCGACGGCAAGTTCGGCTCGGGGACCAAGGCCGCGACCGAGGACCTCCAGAGGTACTTCGCCCTCGGCGTCGACGGTTCGGTCGGCCAGGAGACCTTCGGGCACATGGACAAGTGGCTGTACTTCGTGTCCGGCAGCACCGCCGACGGCCAGACCGCGAACCTCCGCTACGACGGGATCGTGCGCGACTTCAACCTCAGCCGCAACGCGGACGGCAACTACACCTTCCCCGACGGCGACGGCAACAGCCGGCTCGCCGGCTACAACTACCTGACCTGCACCTGA